GTAAAGGAAAGATTAGAAAACATATCTAGAAAAGGAAGATAATCACGATAACCGCAAATAGAATCCTGCTTCCCTAAAATAAAAAGTGTAGGAGTATTTAAATTGTTCATGTCACTAAACGGGTCATTGTTCAAGTAATACCCCTCTTCCCTCCAATTAGACAAAAGAAATTCACGATCTGCTAATAAACGACCTGGTTGAATGGTATGGAAAAAGGACTCAATATTCTCCTTTGTTTGATATACAAGTAAAGTGTCAATAGCACTCCGAACTTCAGGATCTATTGTTTTTAATACATCTTCATCTACTTCTCTTACTACTTTTAATGGTAAAGTTCTTTCTTTTTTATGAAGAGCAGGTGCAAGTAAACACAAGCTCTTTACAGAATCTTTCTTTCTACTAAGAATCCCTTGAGCTAAATATCCTCCATAAGAATGCCCTACTAACGAAAATGTGAGAACTTTTAACTCAGTCTCTATAAAAGAAAGAATCATCTCTAAGAAATCTTGAGTAGACTTCATACTTATTCCAATTTTACTTTTCCCATGAGCAGGAATGTCTATATAAATTCGCTGAAAGCCTTTCAAATGATGAAAAATAGGTTCGATCCAATCTGTCATGGAACGATGATCTGTTCCCATAGCATGTAAAATAAGAATAGGATGTCCCTCTCCATACGTTTCATAAAATAATTGACTATCTTTAAAATCAAATATCATCTATCATTCACCCTTTAATTATTGGTTATCTATGTGCTGAATACTTTACCTAGAAACACAGGAGTATAGACAGACTTACTATAAAATACGAATGTCCTCTCCCTCAACTAACTTAATATGGATATTCATCGATGTTCCACTGTCAACATGGTTTGGCACATCTGTTAGGTCAAGTAACTCATTTACTTCAATCGTTTCTTCACTATTTCCTTCTATTGTAAACTTATGTGGCCCATTCAAATTCATGAGTGACTCCATTCGTACTTCATCTTCAGGGGAAAATGAATCTATAAATTCTAATTCAAATGAAACAGATTCACTGCTGCGATTATGCAAAACGAGAGAGCATTCACCATTTAATAGATTTTCGCTCACATTATCAAATTGACAGGTACCACTTCCATCATATGAGATGGCTGCTATCCCCTTAGCTAAGGTTTCTTGATATATTGTAATCAAAAGTGTTGGTAGAAATGAATAGACCAGGACAACGATGATCATTGTTCTTACACGATATTTCC
This Metabacillus endolithicus DNA region includes the following protein-coding sequences:
- a CDS encoding alpha/beta fold hydrolase; amino-acid sequence: MIFDFKDSQLFYETYGEGHPILILHAMGTDHRSMTDWIEPIFHHLKGFQRIYIDIPAHGKSKIGISMKSTQDFLEMILSFIETELKVLTFSLVGHSYGGYLAQGILSRKKDSVKSLCLLAPALHKKERTLPLKVVREVDEDVLKTIDPEVRSAIDTLLVYQTKENIESFFHTIQPGRLLADREFLLSNWREEGYYLNNDPFSDMNNLNTPTLFILGKQDSICGYRDYLPFLDMFSNLSFTVLDQAGHLMTIEKREVVQTLFKDWLLSSKANE